In Bacillus sp. Marseille-Q1617, a genomic segment contains:
- a CDS encoding class D sortase: MKINFLKAMSVTLLIGGGSLLGYSGYHLAGQEMKEKRALEDAHEIVKAAENKYPKKAAAVSYSFSEGEVVGILSIPKLKKKLPVIEGTQEEELEKGVGHYSDTKLPGQGDRIFLAGHRDTVFKSMGEIEKGDLLEIQLSTGHHRYVVFEMFVVNETDLSVLESTSPNEILTLSTCYPFEYLSSTEERYIINARRID, encoded by the coding sequence TTGAAGATTAATTTTTTAAAAGCAATGAGTGTAACTCTATTAATTGGCGGTGGATCCTTACTAGGGTATTCAGGATATCATTTAGCAGGGCAAGAGATGAAAGAAAAAAGAGCCTTGGAAGATGCACATGAAATCGTAAAGGCAGCTGAAAATAAATATCCGAAAAAAGCGGCTGCTGTCTCTTATTCATTTTCTGAAGGTGAGGTAGTGGGTATCCTATCAATTCCCAAATTAAAAAAGAAACTGCCAGTTATTGAAGGTACACAAGAAGAAGAGCTGGAAAAAGGGGTCGGTCATTACTCAGATACCAAGTTGCCGGGACAAGGAGATCGAATTTTCCTGGCTGGACACAGAGATACCGTTTTTAAAAGCATGGGGGAAATAGAAAAAGGTGATCTTCTGGAGATTCAATTAAGCACGGGGCATCACCGTTATGTGGTATTTGAAATGTTTGTGGTTAACGAAACAGATTTGTCTGTACTGGAGTCTACATCACCTAATGAGATCCTGACCCTCTCCACCTGCTATCCCTTCGAATATCTTTCAAGCACCGAAGAAAGATACATAATCAATGCCAGGAGAATAGATTAA
- a CDS encoding helix-turn-helix domain-containing protein produces the protein MKNKEVKGLSILVGDILKHYRDERGLTINELSQLAGISKSYISSIERGLQKNPSIQVLQKLADTLNISLTQLLKFKSDDISVDEEWLQLVTKAIEEGLTKHEFLEYIQFIQFKRRNAIED, from the coding sequence ATGAAAAATAAAGAAGTGAAAGGACTGAGCATTTTGGTAGGTGACATTTTAAAACATTATAGGGATGAGAGAGGGCTGACAATTAATGAATTGTCCCAATTAGCGGGTATTTCTAAATCTTATATAAGCTCAATTGAAAGGGGTCTGCAAAAAAACCCCAGCATCCAGGTCCTTCAAAAGTTAGCGGACACTTTGAACATTTCACTTACCCAGTTACTCAAGTTTAAATCAGATGATATTTCAGTCGATGAAGAGTGGCTTCAATTGGTAACAAAAGCTATTGAAGAAGGACTGACTAAGCATGAGTTTCTAGAGTATATTCAATTTATCCAATTTAAAAGGAGAAACGCCATTGAAGATTAA
- a CDS encoding TasA family protein, translating to MEKRFKTVCILFLAFFIFSPKLILAVENNQNEQKEIDISISPSPILFHLTNVKPGDEMSREVTIHNKGKQDFSYLFSNQFLKGSEKFYNELFIEVSDKKNILVKGKLKDFKELDARELESNSSEILYFKVEIPYELGNEFQGLSTEFQFNFFVEGPMGAALPVDGNGVLPYTGTIYYKILVAGIALLITGMSLYLYTKSKKNVMAASNFKLAENHLRERNEV from the coding sequence ATGGAAAAACGATTTAAAACAGTATGCATTCTTTTCCTAGCTTTCTTTATCTTTTCTCCTAAATTGATTCTAGCCGTAGAGAATAACCAAAATGAACAAAAAGAGATAGATATATCCATCAGTCCATCTCCCATTCTTTTTCACCTTACCAATGTGAAACCTGGAGATGAAATGTCGAGAGAGGTAACAATCCATAATAAAGGAAAACAGGATTTCAGCTATCTATTTTCTAATCAATTTTTAAAGGGATCAGAGAAGTTTTACAATGAATTATTTATTGAAGTGAGTGATAAGAAGAATATCTTAGTAAAGGGAAAGTTAAAAGATTTTAAAGAATTGGACGCCCGGGAACTTGAGAGCAATTCCTCTGAAATTCTGTATTTTAAAGTAGAAATACCATATGAACTCGGAAACGAATTTCAGGGGTTATCGACGGAATTTCAATTTAATTTTTTTGTAGAAGGGCCAATGGGGGCTGCACTTCCGGTCGATGGAAATGGTGTTTTACCATATACAGGAACAATTTATTATAAGATTTTAGTAGCGGGGATAGCACTATTGATAACAGGTATGAGCTTATATCTTTATACCAAAAGTAAGAAGAACGTAATGGCAGCATCAAACTTTAAGCTAGCAGAAAACCACCTTCGGGAAAGGAATGAGGTATAG
- a CDS encoding anti-repressor SinI family protein, translating into MKRELDVEWVELVKQALDAGISKNEIREYLQNHSKKAAEEYKVV; encoded by the coding sequence ATGAAGCGTGAACTTGATGTTGAATGGGTTGAACTAGTTAAACAGGCATTGGATGCAGGGATTTCAAAGAATGAAATTAGAGAGTATTTACAAAATCATAGTAAAAAAGCAGCTGAAGAATATAAAGTGGTTTAA
- a CDS encoding helix-turn-helix domain-containing protein: MIGERVKKYRQEKRMSMTELAEKAGVAKSYLSSIERNIQQNPSIQFLEKVSAALGISMDALLHDESENTAVDREWIKIAEEAMDSGITKEQFREFIEFNKWKLGNK; encoded by the coding sequence ATGATCGGGGAAAGAGTGAAAAAGTATAGACAGGAAAAAAGAATGTCTATGACAGAGCTGGCTGAAAAAGCTGGGGTTGCTAAGTCATATCTGAGCTCCATCGAGCGCAACATTCAACAAAACCCATCCATTCAGTTTTTAGAAAAAGTCTCTGCCGCTTTGGGAATCTCGATGGACGCGTTATTGCATGATGAATCCGAAAACACAGCAGTTGACCGTGAATGGATCAAGATTGCAGAGGAAGCGATGGATTCTGGAATAACGAAAGAACAATTCCGTGAGTTTATTGAATTTAATAAATGGAAATTGGGCAACAAATAA
- a CDS encoding YwpF-like family protein, producing the protein MKTFKVISLQVVDNDELQDFEIEDGLIINKEDEKRTWLVETYMPQDHIEFFQKAQQKKSDLEIQVVISHKANDPAAFMTSIRCIKKMNGRMSILFEGKLKKQRNEYAELLLDDLLQRGYSGEELMKEFREKMVSKPRIPATSKPSV; encoded by the coding sequence ATGAAAACCTTTAAAGTGATTTCACTGCAGGTAGTTGATAATGATGAACTCCAGGATTTTGAAATTGAGGACGGTTTGATCATCAATAAAGAGGATGAGAAGAGGACGTGGCTTGTCGAAACATATATGCCCCAAGATCACATTGAGTTTTTCCAAAAGGCCCAGCAGAAAAAAAGCGACTTGGAAATACAGGTCGTCATTTCCCACAAAGCAAATGATCCTGCCGCTTTCATGACATCCATACGCTGCATCAAGAAAATGAACGGCCGCATGAGTATTTTATTTGAAGGAAAATTAAAGAAGCAGCGGAACGAATATGCCGAGCTTTTATTGGACGACTTGCTTCAAAGAGGATATTCCGGTGAGGAACTGATGAAAGAATTCCGCGAGAAGATGGTATCCAAGCCGCGTATCCCCGCAACATCAAAACCGAGCGTCTAA
- a CDS encoding single-stranded DNA-binding protein, producing MINQVTLVGRLTKDPETRKTMEGRSVLNVTVAVNRQFKNQQGQVETDFVMCKIWNKAADNTEKYCRKGSVVGITGRIQTRNYENDQGKRIYVTEVVADSIRFMDSKPQPDRHQEPEKEPVELPF from the coding sequence GTGATTAATCAAGTAACCCTTGTAGGACGGCTGACCAAGGATCCCGAAACGAGGAAGACGATGGAAGGCAGGTCGGTCCTCAATGTAACCGTGGCCGTCAACCGCCAGTTTAAAAACCAGCAGGGGCAGGTGGAGACGGATTTCGTCATGTGCAAGATATGGAACAAGGCCGCCGATAACACGGAGAAATACTGCCGCAAAGGTTCGGTTGTCGGCATCACTGGCCGTATTCAAACCCGGAATTATGAAAATGATCAAGGTAAGCGGATCTATGTCACGGAAGTGGTGGCGGATTCGATACGGTTCATGGATTCAAAGCCGCAGCCTGACAGACATCAGGAGCCGGAGAAAGAACCGGTAGAATTACCATTTTAA
- a CDS encoding DEAD/DEAH box helicase, which produces MLKLSSVKINVDATKYEDRFFLTAENGDGEQLQPSEWKSQLFLWHEDTHYGTLLNDVIVNDGIVVSQWQLLTLLAQEHFSGMVDWDWDETGQACNAIAPVLYEAIEDGRWLPRFDEWQESGLQFHIPDEVWKNFNEEFWQQDLPEGPSLAALTQQWFEGSLNEAMAAGGSEAMKRIQKLKESTLTSEELHAYFDEKRWSEWIRGEEDDELPFSIGLRISEPLDEDETWQLETILRDRKKEKRVISLTEDTVPPSWERYLPQVRDEQERWLKMMPMLRDTDGALTDSLSEHDAWDFLSVLSEKLIDLDIEILLPSWWEAMKDAQVLVKAKLKNTDTSYRPSFVGLNAMLDFDWRLSMNGVNLSEEDFNKLVVDQRRLVKIRGQWMKLDPAMIRRIQQMMTKAKQEGISIQDMLEQELVPRDEDDDGMEPDDEYDPYKYARIQLELNRSLKKLVSQLTNVSSIPLVETPEDFHGELRPYQQLGMSWMLFLRKFSFGACLADDMGLGKTVQLITYLLHVKETEKPETPALIIAPTSVLGNWQREIEKFAPDLKVHLHYGPSRAKEEKFTERIAGMDIVLTSYGLSHIDFDELSAVEWSSISLDEAQNIKNANTKQSRAIRKLNGKHHIALTGTPMENRLSELWSIFDFLNHGYLGGFTQYQKNYIAPIEKDESQEKVRELQAKIKPFLLRRTKKDPEVELNLPEKIEQKEYCSLTAEQAALYEQLVQETLTKIETLSGFERKGLILQMLNQLKQLCNHPALYLKEPDPKSILTRSEKMQKLKDIVETALESGEGTLIFTQYISMGEMIQEVMKKEFDVDVPFLNGSMAKAKRDKLVEQFQNGEFPVFLLSLKAGGTGLNLTAANHVVHYDRWWNPAVENQATDRAYRIGQKRFVHVHKLVSSGTLEEKIDAMLEKKQALNDEIIRSDQWVTELSDQDLQSLLVLE; this is translated from the coding sequence ATGCTTAAACTGTCTTCCGTGAAAATCAATGTAGACGCAACTAAATATGAAGACCGCTTCTTTCTGACTGCGGAAAATGGTGATGGTGAGCAGCTGCAGCCTTCAGAGTGGAAAAGCCAGCTGTTCCTTTGGCATGAAGATACCCATTACGGGACGCTGCTGAACGATGTGATCGTGAATGACGGAATCGTCGTGTCCCAGTGGCAGCTTCTTACCCTCCTTGCCCAGGAGCATTTCAGCGGAATGGTGGATTGGGACTGGGACGAAACCGGCCAGGCGTGCAATGCGATTGCCCCCGTCCTTTACGAAGCGATCGAAGACGGACGCTGGCTCCCCCGCTTCGATGAGTGGCAGGAATCAGGGCTTCAATTCCACATTCCCGATGAAGTCTGGAAAAACTTCAATGAAGAATTCTGGCAGCAGGACCTCCCTGAAGGCCCGTCCCTCGCTGCTTTAACGCAGCAGTGGTTTGAAGGGTCGTTGAATGAGGCAATGGCTGCAGGCGGATCTGAGGCGATGAAGAGGATTCAGAAGCTGAAGGAGAGTACGCTGACTTCGGAGGAATTGCATGCTTATTTTGATGAGAAGCGCTGGAGTGAATGGATCCGCGGTGAGGAAGATGACGAGCTTCCTTTCTCGATCGGTCTTCGTATTTCCGAGCCTTTGGATGAGGATGAAACGTGGCAGCTTGAGACGATCTTGCGCGACCGGAAGAAGGAAAAGCGTGTGATTTCGTTGACGGAAGATACGGTGCCGCCTTCCTGGGAAAGGTATTTGCCTCAGGTACGCGATGAGCAGGAACGCTGGCTGAAAATGATGCCGATGCTTCGTGACACAGACGGTGCGTTGACCGATTCCCTCAGCGAGCACGATGCATGGGATTTCTTATCTGTGCTGAGTGAAAAGCTGATCGACCTTGATATCGAAATCCTCCTTCCGTCCTGGTGGGAAGCGATGAAGGATGCCCAGGTGCTGGTGAAGGCGAAGCTGAAGAACACAGACACGAGTTACCGCCCTTCTTTTGTCGGCTTGAATGCGATGCTCGATTTTGACTGGCGTTTATCGATGAACGGAGTCAATTTATCGGAAGAGGATTTCAATAAGTTGGTGGTTGACCAGAGGCGCCTCGTGAAGATCCGCGGTCAGTGGATGAAGCTCGACCCTGCGATGATCCGACGCATACAACAGATGATGACGAAAGCAAAACAGGAAGGTATTTCGATTCAGGATATGCTGGAGCAGGAGCTTGTGCCGCGGGACGAGGATGATGACGGGATGGAACCGGATGACGAGTATGATCCGTATAAATATGCCCGTATTCAGCTGGAGCTGAACCGCTCTTTGAAAAAACTTGTGAGTCAGCTGACGAATGTCTCGTCAATTCCTTTGGTGGAAACGCCTGAGGACTTCCACGGGGAACTCCGCCCGTACCAGCAGCTCGGAATGAGCTGGATGCTGTTCCTGCGGAAATTCAGTTTCGGTGCCTGCCTTGCCGATGATATGGGACTTGGGAAAACGGTGCAGCTCATCACGTATCTGCTTCATGTGAAGGAGACCGAAAAACCTGAAACGCCGGCACTAATCATTGCGCCTACCTCGGTACTCGGCAACTGGCAGCGTGAGATCGAGAAGTTTGCTCCGGATTTGAAGGTTCATCTTCATTATGGTCCTTCCCGTGCGAAAGAGGAGAAATTTACTGAGCGGATTGCAGGAATGGATATTGTGCTGACCTCTTATGGCTTGTCACATATCGATTTTGACGAACTGTCTGCTGTGGAATGGAGCTCCATCTCCCTCGATGAAGCGCAGAACATCAAGAATGCGAACACGAAGCAATCCCGTGCCATCCGCAAGCTTAATGGAAAGCATCACATCGCACTTACGGGAACGCCGATGGAGAACCGCCTGTCCGAACTATGGTCCATCTTTGATTTCTTGAATCACGGCTACCTGGGCGGATTCACACAGTATCAGAAGAACTACATCGCGCCGATTGAAAAAGACGAATCACAGGAAAAAGTCCGCGAGCTTCAGGCAAAAATCAAGCCGTTCCTTCTGCGGAGAACGAAGAAGGATCCTGAAGTCGAGCTGAATCTTCCTGAAAAAATCGAACAGAAGGAATACTGCAGCTTGACCGCTGAACAGGCCGCTCTCTATGAACAGCTAGTACAGGAGACGTTGACGAAGATCGAGACGCTGAGCGGTTTCGAGCGTAAGGGATTGATATTACAGATGCTGAATCAATTGAAGCAGCTCTGTAACCATCCTGCCCTTTATTTGAAAGAACCCGATCCGAAATCAATCCTGACTCGTTCAGAAAAAATGCAGAAGTTGAAGGATATCGTGGAAACCGCACTGGAATCAGGTGAGGGTACATTGATTTTTACCCAGTATATTTCAATGGGTGAAATGATCCAGGAAGTCATGAAGAAAGAATTCGATGTCGACGTACCATTCTTGAACGGAAGCATGGCCAAGGCTAAGCGTGATAAACTTGTGGAACAATTCCAAAACGGAGAGTTCCCCGTCTTCCTGCTTTCCTTAAAGGCCGGCGGAACCGGACTGAACCTGACCGCCGCCAACCACGTCGTCCACTACGACCGCTGGTGGAACCCTGCAGTCGAAAACCAGGCGACCGACCGTGCGTATCGAATTGGGCAGAAGCGATTCGTCCATGTCCATAAGCTGGTGTCATCAGGGACGCTTGAAGAGAAAATCGATGCGATGCTGGAGAAGAAACAGGCTCTTAATGACGAGATTATCAGAAGCGACCAGTGGGTTACGGAGTTGTCTGATCAGGATCTCCAATCGTTGTTGGTGTTGGAATAG
- a CDS encoding SWIM zinc finger domain-containing protein: MAIRIEELKDKLIPMSRAIQGELNPGTDEGRNIVSKGLLLFRQNLVSNVKVRDEEASADIQDVTPVSVRLDLQFPLLSKCSCPYSGWCRHQMATFFMIYNKVARVSEWIQDWRSQESSPASDTEERSSLDDLLKKHSNSGALRKASDLLQERKSRGNSPDEWWQFFETLLQKEDLQLLERQPYLMDVIIQNIYKRFNKEAPFEREWKPLYQLFATFFLTLEVDLFLQRRDIALNREQYAMFDFLLDEMEDAVEKLSVHAMPFSFDPFIAFLKEKAAGMSEDPEHSTEIKLEVYRFIWYYLFKQKPWRRKEVERLENSPSQDESFTKIALLHQYLLLEELEKAEETMERIGTELVAYSEFWLVKFVLSKRYEGLLLLLKAILVRLPSYIEEKGHYEASSFVRWFVRKLPTEWLMERDPAFLRELLLSMLPFSYYSYTEFLLNTKSYREWVELQKYMGYSISEMENMGLSQVYKESPELALPVYYNGVIDMIEQKNRDSYKYAVRYMKKIRTIYKKLKQTDKWDTYLEYTLEKYKRLRAFQEECRKGKLIDA; encoded by the coding sequence ATGGCGATTCGAATTGAAGAATTGAAAGATAAATTAATTCCGATGAGTCGGGCGATACAGGGCGAGCTGAACCCGGGTACCGATGAAGGAAGAAATATTGTCTCAAAAGGGCTTCTATTGTTTCGCCAGAACCTGGTGTCGAACGTAAAGGTCCGGGATGAAGAAGCAAGCGCCGATATTCAGGATGTGACGCCTGTTTCTGTGCGCCTGGATCTGCAGTTCCCTTTGTTGAGCAAGTGCTCCTGTCCCTATTCCGGCTGGTGCCGCCATCAGATGGCCACTTTTTTCATGATCTACAACAAGGTGGCACGAGTCAGCGAATGGATCCAGGACTGGCGCAGCCAGGAAAGCTCTCCCGCTTCGGATACAGAAGAAAGATCCTCACTGGACGATTTATTGAAGAAGCACAGCAATTCCGGTGCCCTACGTAAAGCCAGTGACCTATTACAGGAACGGAAATCACGCGGAAATTCTCCGGATGAGTGGTGGCAGTTTTTCGAGACGCTTTTACAAAAAGAAGATTTGCAGCTGCTCGAAAGGCAGCCTTACTTGATGGATGTCATCATCCAGAACATCTACAAACGGTTTAACAAAGAAGCGCCTTTCGAACGAGAATGGAAGCCGCTTTATCAGCTATTCGCTACCTTTTTCCTGACACTGGAAGTGGATTTATTTTTACAGAGAAGGGACATCGCGTTGAACCGGGAGCAGTATGCCATGTTCGATTTCCTGCTGGATGAAATGGAGGATGCGGTCGAGAAGCTTTCGGTGCATGCGATGCCGTTCAGCTTCGATCCGTTCATTGCCTTTTTAAAAGAAAAGGCTGCCGGGATGAGCGAGGATCCTGAACACAGCACTGAGATCAAATTAGAGGTGTACCGGTTTATCTGGTATTACCTGTTCAAACAAAAACCCTGGCGCCGCAAAGAAGTAGAGCGGTTGGAGAACTCTCCTTCTCAGGACGAATCGTTCACAAAGATTGCCCTCCTCCATCAATACCTGCTGCTTGAAGAGTTGGAAAAGGCAGAGGAAACCATGGAAAGGATTGGGACTGAGCTCGTCGCTTATTCTGAGTTCTGGCTGGTGAAATTCGTTCTTTCAAAACGATATGAGGGTCTGCTGCTTCTTTTAAAAGCGATTTTAGTAAGACTCCCTTCTTACATTGAAGAAAAGGGTCATTATGAGGCATCGAGCTTTGTCCGCTGGTTCGTTCGCAAGCTTCCGACTGAATGGCTGATGGAACGGGATCCTGCCTTCTTACGGGAGCTGCTGCTATCGATGCTGCCGTTCAGCTATTACAGCTACACAGAATTTCTGCTTAACACAAAATCCTACCGTGAGTGGGTGGAGCTTCAGAAATATATGGGCTATTCAATCTCCGAGATGGAGAACATGGGCCTCAGCCAGGTATATAAAGAGTCCCCTGAGCTTGCCTTGCCAGTCTATTATAATGGTGTCATTGATATGATCGAGCAGAAGAACCGCGACAGCTACAAGTATGCTGTCCGTTATATGAAGAAGATCCGGACGATTTATAAGAAGCTGAAGCAAACGGATAAATGGGATACTTACTTAGAGTACACCTTGGAAAAATACAAGCGATTACGTGCGTTTCAAGAAGAATGCAGAAAGGGTAAGTTGATTGATGCTTAA
- a CDS encoding alkaline phosphatase, with translation MKTFKPVLIITILLSLLAFSFPSTCGFAATPPKKNVIFMIMDGTNSDIVTLSRWYKGSGLNLDKILTGGVRTYSIESAITDSAAAGTAMATGEKTRADYIGMNADGKPALTVLEAAKLSGYSTGIVSTSPVQHATPAAFTAHVLNRNEFGDIGEQQVYQNLDVILGGGSAWLKPKSKNAVKNDDGMLKTKQISREDGENLVNKLKSDALYSFTATRDGLSKSRGADKLWGAFAEEDLAYDFDRKALSPDEPSLAEMTRTAIELLSANEKGFFLMVEGSKVDWAAHKNDPVGMVSEVLSFDKAVGEALEFAKLDGNTMVVAVTDHGNSGLTLGNRDTDKTYKNQPIETFIEPLKKAQYTVKGATSRLKDDRSNLKDVLESYGLSDLNRKEYCVMKEAKDVEDLENEMVKLLAKRANVGFSTHGHTGEDVFLYGYGPDKPAGLIENTDLPRVFARYLEFSLDSFSDWYVDGKKFFKEKGYEVLIDKRNPKNPELVVKRGSEELRFPENKNFYVRNGEAVELKGVNVHSGGTFYVHWEE, from the coding sequence ATGAAAACCTTCAAACCTGTACTCATTATCACCATTCTCCTATCCCTGCTGGCCTTCTCTTTCCCTTCCACTTGCGGCTTTGCCGCCACCCCTCCAAAGAAAAATGTGATCTTCATGATCATGGACGGCACAAATTCCGACATCGTCACGCTTTCAAGATGGTATAAAGGCTCCGGACTCAACCTTGATAAAATCCTGACCGGCGGCGTTCGCACCTATTCCATTGAATCTGCCATCACCGATTCTGCAGCTGCAGGGACCGCCATGGCCACCGGGGAGAAAACACGAGCGGATTATATCGGCATGAACGCTGACGGCAAACCGGCCCTGACCGTGTTGGAGGCGGCGAAACTGTCTGGATATTCAACAGGTATCGTATCTACCTCCCCTGTTCAGCACGCAACACCGGCTGCTTTCACTGCGCACGTACTGAACCGCAATGAATTCGGAGACATCGGCGAACAGCAGGTCTACCAGAATCTCGACGTCATCCTCGGCGGCGGTTCTGCCTGGCTCAAACCAAAATCCAAAAACGCCGTCAAAAATGACGACGGCATGCTCAAAACCAAACAAATCTCCCGCGAAGACGGCGAAAACCTAGTAAATAAACTTAAATCCGATGCACTTTACTCCTTCACCGCAACGAGGGACGGGCTTTCAAAAAGCCGCGGTGCCGATAAGCTTTGGGGTGCTTTTGCCGAGGAGGATCTGGCTTATGATTTTGACCGGAAAGCGTTGAGTCCGGATGAACCGAGCCTTGCCGAGATGACAAGGACGGCCATCGAACTATTATCCGCTAATGAAAAAGGTTTCTTTCTGATGGTGGAGGGCAGCAAGGTGGATTGGGCAGCGCATAAGAATGATCCTGTCGGGATGGTGAGCGAGGTGTTGAGCTTCGACAAGGCGGTTGGTGAAGCACTTGAGTTTGCAAAGCTCGATGGAAACACCATGGTTGTGGCTGTGACGGATCATGGGAACAGCGGGCTGACACTCGGTAATCGGGATACAGATAAAACATATAAGAATCAGCCTATTGAAACATTTATAGAACCGTTGAAAAAAGCCCAGTATACGGTGAAAGGCGCAACTTCCCGATTGAAGGATGACCGTTCGAATTTGAAAGATGTGTTGGAGTCTTACGGGTTGTCTGATTTGAACAGGAAAGAATATTGTGTGATGAAGGAAGCTAAAGATGTGGAGGACTTGGAGAATGAAATGGTCAAGCTGCTGGCGAAGCGTGCGAATGTAGGGTTTTCCACCCACGGGCATACGGGTGAGGATGTGTTTCTTTACGGGTATGGACCTGATAAGCCTGCCGGGTTGATTGAGAATACAGATCTGCCGAGGGTGTTTGCCAGGTATCTTGAGTTTTCTTTGGATAGCTTTTCTGATTGGTATGTGGATGGGAAGAAGTTTTTCAAGGAGAAAGGCTATGAGGTGCTGATTGATAAGCGGAATCCGAAGAATCCTGAATTGGTTGTAAAGCGTGGTAGTGAGGAGCTTCGGTTTCCTGAGAATAAGAATTTTTATGTGAGGAACGGTGAAGCTGTTGAATTGAAGGGTGTGAATGTTCATAGCGGTGGGACTTTTTATGTTCATTGGGAGGAGTAG